From the genome of Periplaneta americana isolate PAMFEO1 chromosome 15, P.americana_PAMFEO1_priV1, whole genome shotgun sequence, one region includes:
- the LOC138715662 gene encoding histone H1.2-like has protein sequence MKTQRSTVMKTPKPMQLVISAIKDLRELKGPTPKKIAKFIMSRYSTDACKLQRQVDTALKRGVTYGILSTDRGRYQLEDLDDGSLHMRSHRRRRHRRSPSGRRHRRGGRRGSSRRRRRRHSSSGRRRRSGGRRRRSSPIRRRRRSRRRRELPVREVKKTSNRRGCQQRN, from the coding sequence ATGAAAACTCAACGATCAACGGTGATGAAAACTCCAAAGCCAATGCAGTTGGTGATATCAGCTATCAAGGATCTACGAGAGCTTAAAGGTCCTACTCCGAAGAAGATAGCAAAGTTTATCATGTCGCGCTATTCCACTGATGCCTGCAAGCTGCAGCGGCAGGTAGACACCGCCTTGAAACGAGGAGTGACCTACGGAATCCTGAGCACCGACAGGGGCCGCTACCAACTCGAGGACCTGGACGACGGGTCACTGCACATGAGGTCACACAGACGTCGCCGCCACCGCCGCTCTCCTTCTGGACGTAGGCACAGGAGGGGAGGACGTCGTGGGAGCTCTAGACGCAGGAGACGTCGCCACTCTAGTTCCGGACGCAGACGCAGGAGCGGAGGGCGTCGACGACGCAGCTCTCCCATCCGTCGGCGAAGACGCTCTCGCCGCAGGAGGGAGCTACCTGTCAGGGAAGTAAAGAAGACTTCAAATAGAAGAGGGTGTCAGCAGCGGAACTGA